In Actinomadura citrea, a single window of DNA contains:
- a CDS encoding FAD binding domain-containing protein — MIPATFDYVRPTSVDDAVQALSDGGEDAKVLAGGQSLMPLLRLRLAYPDSLIDLGRLDALREIRDEGDSLVIGAMATHHQVIRDPLVREHVPLIVQATETVADPAVRHRGTFGGSLAHADPAGDLPAVALALDAVLLVRSSRGEREIPASEFFVDWMTSAMEPDELLVGVRVPKLGAGWGVHYEKFHRTAQAWAIVGVACAVHRNGDGVEEARVALTNMGAAPVRASAVETAVRGGSASEEAFRTAAAQAAAGTEPPTDLHGSSEYRAHLATVLTARALAAAAG, encoded by the coding sequence GTGATCCCCGCGACGTTCGACTACGTCCGTCCCACCTCGGTGGACGACGCCGTCCAGGCGCTGTCCGACGGGGGCGAGGACGCCAAGGTGCTGGCGGGAGGGCAGAGCCTGATGCCGCTGCTGCGGCTGCGGCTCGCCTATCCCGACTCGCTGATCGACCTGGGCCGGCTCGACGCGCTCCGGGAGATCCGCGACGAGGGCGACTCGCTGGTCATCGGCGCCATGGCGACGCACCACCAGGTGATCCGCGATCCGCTGGTGCGCGAGCACGTCCCGCTGATCGTGCAGGCGACGGAGACCGTCGCCGACCCGGCGGTCCGGCACCGCGGCACCTTCGGCGGGTCGCTCGCCCACGCGGACCCGGCCGGCGACCTGCCCGCCGTCGCGCTCGCGCTGGACGCGGTGCTCCTCGTCCGGTCCTCGCGCGGCGAGAGGGAGATCCCCGCGTCGGAGTTCTTCGTCGACTGGATGACGTCGGCGATGGAGCCGGACGAGCTCCTCGTGGGCGTGCGCGTGCCGAAGCTGGGTGCGGGCTGGGGCGTCCACTACGAGAAGTTCCACCGGACCGCGCAGGCCTGGGCGATCGTCGGGGTGGCGTGCGCCGTCCACCGCAACGGTGACGGCGTCGAGGAGGCGCGCGTCGCGCTGACCAACATGGGCGCGGCCCCGGTCAGGGCGAGCGCGGTGGAGACCGCCGTCAGAGGGGGTTCGGCGTCGGAGGAGGCGTTCCGGACCGCCGCCGCGCAGGCCGCGGCGGGCACGGAGCCGCCCACGGACCTGCACGGGTCGTCGGAGTACCGGGCCCATCTGGCGACGGTGCTGACGGCGCGCGCGCTGGCGGCCGCCGCGGGCTGA
- a CDS encoding SRPBCC family protein produces MELDHDFTVPVPVDQAWSVLLDVERVAACMPGATLDSVDGEEYSGRMKVKVGAMTITYRGTARIVSADASSRVVTMEASAKEARGSGTAAATVQARLHAEDGVTRVSVHTKLNVTGRPAQFGRNILSEVGSKIIARFAKQLAAELEAPGGTAAEAPAAAAAPVETPAEKTTEKPAEATADTPATAAVAPTETPAATPESPEKAAEPELEAETGVAPATPEESADKPGPVKAEPGERPSLHVAGGREEGGRVEEKDDAIDLLEFVGPSIAKRAVPAVGGLVAVLLAVRFLVRRRRKR; encoded by the coding sequence ATGGAGCTCGACCACGATTTCACCGTCCCCGTGCCGGTGGATCAGGCCTGGTCGGTGCTGCTCGACGTGGAGCGCGTCGCGGCCTGCATGCCGGGCGCGACGCTCGACTCGGTCGACGGCGAGGAGTACTCGGGCCGGATGAAGGTGAAGGTCGGCGCGATGACCATCACCTACCGCGGCACCGCGCGGATCGTCTCGGCGGACGCGTCGTCCCGCGTCGTCACGATGGAGGCGTCCGCCAAGGAGGCCCGCGGGTCCGGGACGGCGGCGGCGACCGTGCAGGCGAGGCTGCACGCGGAGGACGGCGTCACCCGCGTCAGCGTCCACACCAAGCTGAACGTCACGGGCCGCCCGGCGCAGTTCGGCCGCAACATCCTGTCCGAGGTCGGTTCCAAGATCATCGCGCGGTTCGCCAAGCAGCTGGCCGCCGAGCTCGAGGCCCCCGGCGGGACCGCCGCCGAGGCCCCGGCCGCCGCTGCCGCTCCTGTTGAGACGCCCGCCGAGAAGACCACCGAGAAGCCCGCCGAGGCCACCGCCGACACACCGGCGACCGCCGCCGTGGCGCCCACGGAGACGCCTGCCGCGACCCCGGAGAGTCCTGAGAAGGCCGCCGAACCGGAGTTGGAGGCGGAGACCGGGGTGGCCCCCGCGACACCGGAGGAGTCCGCCGACAAGCCCGGCCCCGTCAAGGCCGAGCCCGGGGAGCGCCCGTCGCTGCACGTGGCGGGCGGGCGTGAAGAAGGGGGGCGGGTGGAGGAGAAGGACGACGCGATCGATCTGCTGGAGTTCGTGGGCCCGTCGATCGCCAAGCGGGCCGTTCCCGCGGTCGGCGGCCTGGTCGCCGTCCTCCTGGCCGTCCGCTTCCTCGTGCGCCGCCGCAGGAAGCGCTGA
- a CDS encoding class I SAM-dependent methyltransferase: MDTTELQRIVRIENDNWWYRERREILAAELLRFSVPGTAVDIGAASGASCRVLAGHGWGATAIDLSPDAVALVRAYGIEAYEGDARYLPLPACEYDLALALDVLEHVEDDERAAAEVARVLRPGGTMLVSVPCDMALWSAHDVALGRVRRYSRRTLVELLEGAGLVLERVWSRGVLHRPLLRLLRNRTVRREDLAPLHPLVNETLRLSASLERRLPVASWPGVWLFARARRPG; encoded by the coding sequence GTGGACACCACCGAGCTCCAGCGGATCGTGCGGATCGAGAACGACAACTGGTGGTACCGCGAGCGCCGCGAGATCCTGGCCGCGGAGCTGCTGCGGTTCAGCGTGCCCGGGACGGCCGTCGACATCGGCGCCGCGTCCGGGGCGTCCTGCCGCGTGCTGGCCGGTCACGGCTGGGGCGCCACCGCGATCGATCTGAGCCCGGACGCCGTTGCGCTGGTCCGTGCCTACGGCATCGAGGCCTACGAGGGCGACGCGCGTTACCTGCCGCTGCCGGCGTGCGAGTACGACCTGGCGCTGGCTCTCGACGTGCTTGAGCACGTGGAGGACGACGAGCGGGCGGCCGCGGAGGTCGCGCGGGTGCTGCGGCCGGGTGGGACGATGCTGGTGTCCGTGCCCTGCGACATGGCTCTGTGGTCGGCGCATGACGTGGCTCTCGGACGCGTCCGCCGCTACTCCCGCCGCACTCTGGTCGAACTCCTGGAGGGCGCGGGGCTGGTGCTGGAGCGCGTGTGGAGCAGGGGCGTCCTGCACCGTCCGCTCCTGCGTCTGCTCAGGAACCGGACGGTGCGGCGCGAGGATCTGGCTCCGCTGCATCCGCTCGTCAACGAGACGCTGCGCCTGTCCGCCTCGCTGGAGCGGCGCCTGCCGGTCGCCTCGTGGCCTGGTGTATGGCTGTTCGCGCGGGCGCGCCGCCCAGGCTGA
- a CDS encoding bifunctional glycosyltransferase/CDP-glycerol:glycerophosphate glycerophosphotransferase, with protein sequence MSPQISIVVPIRNTGGRLAECLESIAGQTLRDIQVLMVEDGQGGAAKDAAVAKEFAGRDDRFALLQPAPGTTAADAGVEQAKGRYLAFADGEDAVPPYAYELLVGTLDGTGSDLAGGNVMCLDEEQVWQSPLHSDPYAETMLSTHVTRHPALLQDRTVWNKVYRRSFWDAYGFEFGAGGDLLIAVQSHVLASAVDVVDATVYFWRDRPGTAPRMRPDPADITERMATLARTREFVRTHEPDLLAVHDMYALDLDVRELMLALPTATWEEREHLVELGAEVVAGSGRRATAGLEAIRRLETYLLGERMLPELLEVLRFEEDGLRDVPLVSRGRLRQRWYARYPFFDDADRGVPEDVYDVTDELALWADVDRVEWDVDTLIVEGHAYFDRFAVAAVDDSRIRVWMRDVRTGKEIRLPVERRYVPEVTVRSGQANVSLDWSGFTVRVEPEYLLDSDEWRTATYELFAEVSTAGRRAVQRLTATAPAVRWTSPRQVDEHVAVQPAAGDDDVFVVHVKRAKAVLTGIGLDGDALELSGWTRRALGAGAAMVAVRRHGGDEIRGEVTLRQSAVLRMAEGTGFDFTARLPLKYLASVPNSEPNSEAYGTHLRDTIDWDIRLTGEGGPLRLTVANNVKPARFALPESAGRGREFAVSRTAFGNLRGVERSFRPVVTGAEWDANGLLTLGGDFADPEHRPDHFVLRRRRSGEEYRVPVTWEDDATGRGGRFTAAFAPATMSVFGTDLPLSSGTWDLAARTRSGEVAVVVEREAIPGLPGRHRAGTHEFEIGVHQIDALMLHSRVSLEDDERGGHAQTLLQQRDYSVYLRSPLAGMVVFSSYDGSQYSCSPRAVYEELIRRDTDLECVWVSQDDQFAADGKAATVLAGSREHYRVLARARYVVANHAMPPWFFKRTGQIYLQTWHGTPLKRLAYDLRDMPYQRTERLDWMEREVPRWDLLLSSSPYATQVMRRAFRYEGEVLETGFPRNDILSTPEWERIGSRIRKRLGIPQGKKVVLYAPTWRDDRHHAEGRQGFSLELDVETMREALGDDHVLLLRTHHLITDRDRAAAARLAGGDSDPFVIDVSRYPDIAELYMAADVLVTDYSSAMFDYAILGRPIVLYTYDLDWYRDHVRGFYFDLEAEAPGPVVRTSAEVAEAVRTAPAGEQRYADAYDRFFVKYCPHDDGQAASRVVDRVFGKA encoded by the coding sequence GTGTCCCCGCAGATCAGCATCGTCGTCCCCATCCGCAACACCGGCGGCCGCCTGGCGGAGTGCCTGGAGTCGATCGCCGGGCAGACGCTGCGCGACATCCAGGTGCTCATGGTGGAGGACGGCCAGGGCGGAGCCGCCAAGGACGCCGCCGTCGCCAAGGAGTTCGCGGGACGCGACGACCGCTTCGCCCTCCTGCAGCCCGCCCCCGGCACGACGGCGGCCGACGCGGGCGTCGAGCAGGCGAAAGGCCGCTACCTCGCCTTCGCCGACGGTGAGGACGCGGTGCCGCCCTACGCCTACGAACTGCTGGTCGGGACGCTGGACGGCACCGGCTCGGACCTCGCGGGCGGGAACGTCATGTGCCTGGACGAGGAACAGGTGTGGCAGTCGCCGCTCCACAGCGACCCCTACGCGGAGACCATGCTGTCGACGCACGTGACCAGGCACCCCGCCCTCCTGCAAGACAGGACGGTGTGGAACAAGGTCTACCGGCGCTCCTTCTGGGACGCGTACGGCTTCGAGTTCGGGGCCGGCGGAGACCTCCTCATCGCCGTGCAGAGCCACGTGTTGGCCTCCGCCGTGGACGTGGTGGACGCGACCGTCTACTTCTGGCGGGACCGACCCGGAACGGCCCCGCGCATGCGCCCCGACCCGGCCGACATCACCGAACGCATGGCGACCCTGGCGAGGACGCGGGAGTTCGTCCGCACGCATGAGCCGGACCTTCTGGCCGTCCACGACATGTACGCGCTCGACCTGGACGTGCGCGAACTGATGCTCGCCCTGCCCACGGCCACCTGGGAGGAGCGCGAACACCTGGTCGAGCTGGGCGCCGAGGTCGTCGCCGGCTCCGGGCGCCGGGCCACCGCGGGTCTTGAGGCCATCAGGCGGCTGGAGACGTACCTGCTCGGCGAGCGCATGCTGCCCGAACTGCTGGAGGTGCTGCGCTTCGAGGAGGACGGCCTGCGGGACGTCCCGCTGGTGTCGCGCGGTCGTCTCCGGCAGCGCTGGTACGCCCGCTACCCCTTCTTCGACGACGCCGACCGGGGCGTCCCGGAGGACGTGTACGACGTCACCGACGAGCTGGCGCTGTGGGCGGACGTCGACCGCGTGGAGTGGGACGTCGACACCCTCATCGTCGAGGGGCACGCCTACTTCGACCGGTTCGCGGTGGCGGCGGTGGACGACTCCCGGATCCGCGTCTGGATGCGCGACGTGCGGACCGGCAAGGAGATCCGGCTGCCGGTGGAGCGCCGGTACGTCCCGGAGGTCACGGTGCGCTCCGGGCAGGCGAACGTCTCCCTCGACTGGTCGGGCTTCACGGTACGGGTGGAGCCCGAGTACCTCCTGGACAGCGACGAGTGGCGGACGGCCACCTACGAGCTGTTCGCCGAGGTGTCGACGGCCGGGCGCAGGGCGGTCCAGCGGCTGACCGCGACGGCTCCGGCCGTCCGGTGGACGTCGCCGCGGCAGGTGGACGAGCACGTGGCCGTCCAGCCGGCGGCGGGCGACGACGACGTGTTCGTCGTCCACGTCAAGCGGGCCAAGGCCGTCCTCACCGGGATCGGCCTCGACGGCGACGCGCTGGAGCTGTCCGGCTGGACGCGGCGCGCGCTCGGTGCCGGGGCCGCGATGGTCGCGGTGCGCAGGCACGGGGGAGACGAGATCCGCGGCGAGGTGACGCTGCGGCAGTCGGCCGTCCTGCGGATGGCGGAGGGCACCGGGTTCGACTTCACGGCCAGGCTGCCCCTGAAGTACCTCGCGTCCGTGCCGAACAGCGAGCCGAACAGCGAAGCGTACGGCACGCACCTGCGCGACACCATCGACTGGGACATCCGGTTGACGGGTGAAGGCGGCCCGCTGCGCCTCACCGTCGCGAACAACGTCAAGCCCGCCCGCTTCGCCCTGCCGGAGAGCGCGGGGCGCGGCCGGGAGTTCGCCGTCAGCCGCACCGCGTTCGGGAACCTGCGCGGGGTCGAGCGCAGCTTCCGTCCGGTCGTCACGGGAGCCGAGTGGGACGCCAACGGACTGCTCACGCTGGGAGGCGACTTCGCCGACCCGGAACACCGCCCCGACCACTTCGTCCTGCGGCGGCGCCGATCCGGCGAGGAGTACCGCGTCCCCGTCACCTGGGAGGACGACGCCACCGGTAGGGGAGGCCGGTTCACCGCCGCGTTCGCCCCCGCGACGATGTCGGTGTTCGGGACGGACCTGCCGCTGAGCAGCGGAACCTGGGACCTGGCGGCGCGCACGCGTTCCGGCGAGGTGGCCGTCGTCGTCGAACGCGAGGCCATCCCCGGCCTTCCCGGCCGGCACCGCGCGGGCACGCACGAATTCGAGATCGGCGTCCACCAGATCGACGCGCTGATGCTGCACAGCCGCGTGTCGCTGGAGGACGACGAGCGCGGCGGGCACGCGCAGACCCTCCTCCAGCAGAGGGACTATTCGGTCTACCTGCGGAGTCCTCTGGCAGGCATGGTGGTGTTCAGCAGCTACGACGGCTCCCAGTACAGCTGCAGCCCGAGGGCCGTCTACGAGGAACTCATCCGGCGCGACACCGACCTGGAATGCGTGTGGGTGTCCCAGGACGACCAGTTCGCGGCGGACGGAAAGGCCGCGACCGTCCTGGCCGGGAGCCGCGAGCACTACCGCGTCCTCGCACGCGCCCGGTACGTCGTCGCCAACCACGCGATGCCGCCCTGGTTCTTCAAGCGGACAGGCCAGATCTACCTCCAGACCTGGCACGGCACCCCGCTGAAGCGCCTCGCCTACGACTTGCGGGACATGCCGTACCAGCGCACCGAGCGGCTGGACTGGATGGAGCGGGAGGTGCCGCGCTGGGATCTCCTGCTGTCTTCCAGCCCGTACGCCACCCAGGTCATGCGGCGGGCCTTCCGGTACGAGGGCGAAGTCCTGGAGACGGGGTTCCCGCGCAACGACATCCTCAGCACGCCCGAGTGGGAACGCATCGGAAGCCGCATTCGGAAGCGCCTGGGGATTCCGCAGGGCAAGAAGGTCGTCCTTTACGCGCCGACATGGCGTGACGACCGGCACCACGCAGAAGGCAGGCAGGGCTTCTCGCTGGAGCTGGACGTGGAGACCATGCGAGAGGCCCTGGGTGACGACCACGTCCTCCTCCTGCGAACGCATCACCTCATCACCGACCGGGACCGCGCGGCCGCGGCTCGACTCGCCGGGGGCGACTCCGACCCCTTCGTCATCGACGTGTCCCGGTATCCCGACATCGCCGAGCTGTACATGGCCGCCGACGTGCTCGTCACGGACTACTCGTCCGCCATGTTCGACTACGCGATCCTGGGTCGCCCCATCGTCCTCTACACCTACGACCTGGACTGGTACCGCGACCACGTGCGCGGCTTCTACTTCGACCTGGAGGCCGAAGCGCCCGGCCCGGTCGTGCGGACGTCCGCGGAGGTCGCCGAAGCGGTCAGGACGGCGCCGGCGGGAGAGCAGCGCTACGCGGACGCCTACGACCGATTCTTCGTGAAGTACTGCCCGCACGACGACGGCCAGGCCGCGTCCAGGGTGGTCGACCGCGTCTTCGGCAAAGCCTGA
- a CDS encoding bifunctional glycosyltransferase/CDP-glycerol:glycerophosphate glycerophosphotransferase has product MSPKLSVVVPFHNTEEYLQECLESLAGQTLGDLEVIMVDDGSTDNGAVIAKDMCGRDPRFRLLTRENEGPGPARNAGVRQARGEYLAFADADDVVEREAYARLVASLERTGSDLASGNVQRMDDDRTWQSHLHDGLFTESRAKTHVSSMPMLMRDRTPWNKVYRRVFWARTGLEFPPGYYEDPPVTARAHALARSVDVLSETVYFWRKRPGSITEDRYDWDNFSQRMRSARTVREGLADYAPQLLNAYDEHVLIPIELRVLFEALPRTQEENRGELVAMGAALARQVSARVLKRQPAMTRLQLHLLCRRMLPELLEVLRYVQLRKAADAPRVRRGLRHRWYAEYPFFEDEDRGVPAHVYDVTDELRPVAAIDRATWADGRLRLEGHAYIRHLDASSEDGSRIRIWLVAANRRGLMRVPVRRVRRPDVTAGSRQSNVSYDWSGFVAELDPSALRMFGRWRDVDWVPCVEIVNRGLRRRSTFAGPRLTGRQWPQDRECAPGVLVQGVTGRNRFVIQVRRTPAAVIGCHLEGGELWLDGWSRLPFGDEPRVTAAPRAGRTAVLGPVEPVGADGFRARLPVAGLARRHGDWEITLSEGIRPYLDEDPAGAAFPIPGGELEIARTRRSTLRIVSRGRVLAVDEVAWSSEGALRLAGTCSDRIGRPDSLILRRRRSSEEHAVRLHWEDERFTAVFSPARMPVLGLSRPLVSGRWDALATVGGQEQPVVVRRHTLRDLPEPFEAGLHRITVRAQRTDQLQLRVETALDDDERGAYAQSRIRSGHYRRHLNLPVRELVVFDAYKGRQYACNPRGIYDELRRRETDLECVWVTENGQFGKPSGARTVLAGTREHYEALARARYIFGNWSQQEWFTKREDQTYVQCWHGTPLKKLGYDVKKMPFKRTEGVDWMEYDVPQWDLLLAQNAFSVPLFRRAFGYTGDVLESGYPRNDVLSSPHRDEIAAAVRRRLGIPEGKRVVLYAPTWRDDFHQAIGKRAFSLEFEIDRFRAALGRDHVLLLRTHYLVTDRPRLRPGDCVMDVSVYPDISELFLISDVLVTDYSSSMFDFAVTGRPMVFFTYDLERYRDHVRGFYFDFDAEAPGPLLATTQDVVEALRDPAALETGFRDARAAFAARYCPHDDGHAGARVLDRVLR; this is encoded by the coding sequence ATGTCCCCGAAGCTCAGCGTGGTCGTGCCGTTCCACAACACCGAGGAGTACCTCCAGGAGTGCCTGGAATCGCTGGCGGGCCAGACGCTGGGCGACCTCGAAGTGATCATGGTGGACGACGGGTCCACCGACAACGGCGCCGTGATCGCCAAGGACATGTGCGGCCGCGACCCGCGGTTCCGGCTGCTCACGCGGGAGAACGAGGGGCCGGGGCCCGCCCGCAACGCGGGCGTGCGGCAGGCGAGGGGCGAGTACCTGGCGTTCGCCGACGCCGACGACGTCGTGGAGCGCGAGGCGTACGCGCGGCTGGTCGCGTCCCTTGAGCGGACCGGGTCGGACCTGGCGTCCGGGAACGTCCAGCGGATGGACGACGACCGGACCTGGCAGTCGCACCTGCACGACGGGCTGTTCACCGAGTCCCGTGCGAAGACGCATGTGTCGTCCATGCCGATGCTCATGCGCGACCGGACGCCGTGGAACAAGGTGTACCGGCGCGTGTTCTGGGCCCGGACGGGTCTGGAGTTCCCTCCGGGCTACTACGAGGACCCTCCCGTCACGGCGCGCGCGCACGCCCTGGCCCGTTCGGTGGACGTCCTGAGCGAGACGGTCTACTTCTGGCGCAAGCGCCCCGGGTCCATCACAGAGGACCGCTACGACTGGGACAACTTCAGCCAGCGCATGCGTTCCGCGCGGACCGTACGGGAGGGCCTGGCCGACTACGCGCCGCAGCTCCTGAACGCCTACGACGAGCACGTCCTCATTCCCATCGAGCTTCGCGTCCTGTTCGAGGCCCTCCCCAGGACGCAGGAGGAGAACCGCGGAGAACTCGTCGCCATGGGGGCGGCCCTGGCCCGGCAGGTGAGCGCCCGCGTCCTGAAGCGGCAGCCGGCGATGACGCGCCTGCAACTGCACCTGCTGTGCCGGCGGATGCTGCCGGAACTGCTGGAGGTGCTGCGCTACGTCCAGTTGCGCAAGGCGGCGGACGCGCCGCGCGTGCGTCGCGGCCTGCGGCACCGCTGGTACGCCGAGTACCCGTTCTTCGAGGACGAGGACCGCGGCGTCCCGGCGCACGTGTACGACGTGACCGACGAGCTCAGACCGGTCGCGGCGATCGACCGGGCCACCTGGGCGGACGGCCGGCTCCGCCTGGAGGGCCACGCCTACATCCGGCATCTGGACGCCTCCAGCGAGGACGGGTCCCGCATCCGGATCTGGCTGGTGGCGGCCAACAGGCGGGGCCTCATGCGCGTCCCGGTCAGGAGGGTCCGCAGGCCGGACGTGACCGCCGGGTCGCGGCAGTCGAACGTGTCCTACGACTGGTCCGGGTTCGTCGCGGAGCTCGACCCGTCCGCGCTGCGGATGTTCGGGCGCTGGCGGGACGTCGACTGGGTGCCGTGCGTCGAGATCGTCAACCGCGGGCTGCGGCGCCGGTCGACGTTCGCCGGCCCGCGGCTCACCGGGCGGCAGTGGCCGCAGGACCGGGAGTGCGCGCCGGGCGTGCTCGTCCAGGGCGTCACGGGCCGGAACCGGTTCGTGATCCAGGTGCGCCGCACGCCGGCCGCGGTCATCGGCTGCCACCTGGAGGGCGGCGAGCTGTGGCTGGACGGCTGGAGCCGCCTCCCGTTCGGGGACGAGCCGCGCGTCACCGCCGCCCCGAGGGCGGGGCGCACCGCGGTGCTCGGGCCGGTCGAGCCGGTCGGCGCCGACGGGTTCCGGGCGCGGCTGCCGGTCGCCGGGCTGGCCCGGAGGCACGGCGACTGGGAGATCACCCTCTCGGAGGGGATCCGCCCGTACCTGGACGAGGACCCGGCGGGCGCCGCCTTCCCCATCCCCGGCGGCGAACTGGAGATCGCCAGGACCCGGCGCAGCACCCTGCGGATCGTCTCCCGCGGCCGCGTCCTCGCCGTCGACGAGGTGGCGTGGTCGTCCGAGGGCGCCCTTCGCCTGGCGGGCACGTGCTCGGACCGGATCGGGCGGCCGGACTCGCTGATCCTCAGGCGGCGGCGGTCGAGCGAGGAGCACGCCGTCAGGCTGCACTGGGAGGACGAGCGGTTCACGGCGGTGTTCTCGCCCGCGCGCATGCCGGTGCTCGGCCTGTCGCGCCCGCTGGTCTCCGGCCGCTGGGACGCCCTCGCCACGGTCGGAGGGCAGGAGCAGCCGGTGGTCGTGCGCCGCCACACCCTCCGCGACCTGCCCGAGCCGTTCGAAGCGGGACTGCACCGGATCACCGTCCGGGCCCAGCGGACCGACCAGTTGCAGCTGCGCGTCGAGACCGCCTTGGACGACGACGAGCGCGGTGCCTACGCGCAGAGCCGCATCCGGTCCGGACACTACCGGCGCCACCTGAACCTGCCCGTCCGGGAACTCGTGGTGTTCGACGCCTACAAGGGCCGCCAGTACGCGTGCAACCCGCGCGGCATCTACGACGAGCTGCGGCGGCGCGAAACCGACCTGGAATGCGTGTGGGTCACCGAGAACGGACAGTTCGGCAAGCCATCTGGTGCCCGCACCGTCCTGGCCGGGACGCGGGAGCACTACGAGGCGCTCGCCCGCGCGCGCTACATCTTCGGCAACTGGTCGCAGCAGGAATGGTTCACCAAGCGCGAGGACCAGACCTACGTGCAGTGCTGGCACGGGACGCCGCTCAAGAAGCTCGGATACGACGTCAAGAAGATGCCCTTCAAGCGCACCGAGGGCGTGGACTGGATGGAGTACGACGTCCCCCAGTGGGACCTCCTCCTCGCCCAGAACGCTTTCTCCGTGCCGCTGTTCCGGCGCGCGTTCGGCTACACCGGGGACGTCCTCGAAAGCGGCTACCCCCGCAACGACGTGCTGAGCAGCCCGCACCGCGATGAGATCGCCGCGGCGGTGCGACGCCGGCTCGGCATCCCGGAGGGCAAGCGGGTCGTCCTGTACGCCCCGACGTGGCGGGACGACTTCCACCAGGCGATCGGCAAGCGCGCGTTCAGCCTCGAATTCGAGATCGACCGGTTCCGGGCCGCGCTGGGACGCGACCACGTCCTGCTCCTGCGGACGCACTATCTCGTCACCGACCGCCCGAGGCTGCGGCCGGGCGACTGCGTCATGGACGTCTCGGTCTATCCCGACATCTCGGAGCTGTTCCTCATCAGCGACGTGCTCGTCACCGACTACTCGTCGTCCATGTTCGACTTCGCCGTCACCGGCCGCCCGATGGTGTTCTTCACCTACGACCTGGAGCGCTACCGCGACCACGTGCGCGGCTTCTACTTCGACTTCGACGCCGAGGCGCCCGGTCCGCTGCTCGCCACCACGCAGGACGTCGTCGAGGCACTGCGCGATCCCGCCGCGCTGGAGACCGGGTTCCGGGACGCGCGCGCCGCCTTCGCCGCCCGGTACTGCCCGCACGACGACGGCCACGCCGGCGCCCGCGTGCTCGACCGTGTCCTTCGCTGA
- a CDS encoding LysR substrate-binding domain-containing protein, translating to MAISRPTVAQLRAFLALAEYLHFRDAAAALRMSQPALSGAVAALEEGLGTQLVERTTRRVLLTPTGERVARRAETVLAELDRLVEDVQAVRGTLVGPLRVGVIPTVAPYLLPVVLPRLTKEFPDLELSVHEERTGHIVAELLAGRLDVVLLALPVPASGVTELPLYDEDFVLVAPAGFELGATEVAREALNDLDVLLLNEGHCLRDQALDVCREVGARAAAATYATSLATLVQLVAGGLGVTLVPETALPVETRRAPNLGLHRFAAPAPFRRVGLGFRSTSPRADEFEALAASLRAAVVESGVAPGIRPA from the coding sequence ATGGCGATCAGCAGACCCACGGTGGCCCAGTTGCGGGCGTTCCTGGCATTGGCGGAGTACCTGCATTTCCGTGACGCCGCCGCCGCTCTGCGCATGAGCCAGCCCGCCCTGTCCGGGGCCGTGGCGGCGCTTGAGGAGGGCCTCGGGACGCAGCTCGTCGAGCGGACGACGCGCAGGGTCCTGCTGACGCCCACGGGGGAACGGGTCGCACGGCGGGCCGAGACGGTCCTCGCGGAACTCGACCGGCTGGTCGAGGACGTCCAGGCCGTCCGAGGGACGCTCGTCGGGCCGCTCCGGGTGGGCGTCATCCCGACCGTCGCGCCTTACCTGCTGCCCGTCGTCCTGCCGAGGCTCACCAAGGAGTTCCCCGACCTGGAACTGTCCGTCCACGAGGAGCGGACCGGCCACATCGTCGCGGAACTGCTCGCCGGGCGCCTGGACGTGGTGCTGCTGGCGCTCCCCGTGCCGGCGTCGGGCGTGACGGAGCTGCCGCTGTACGACGAGGACTTCGTGCTCGTCGCGCCCGCCGGGTTCGAGCTGGGCGCCACCGAGGTCGCGCGGGAGGCGCTGAACGACCTCGACGTCCTCCTGCTGAACGAGGGCCACTGCCTGCGCGACCAGGCGCTGGACGTCTGCCGGGAGGTGGGGGCGCGCGCCGCCGCGGCCACGTACGCCACGAGCCTGGCGACGCTGGTCCAGCTCGTGGCGGGCGGGCTGGGGGTGACGCTCGTCCCCGAGACGGCGCTGCCCGTGGAGACCCGCCGGGCGCCGAACCTCGGTCTGCACCGCTTCGCGGCACCGGCGCCCTTCCGCCGCGTCGGCCTGGGCTTCCGGTCGACCTCCCCGCGCGCGGACGAGTTCGAGGCGCTCGCGGCGAGCCTGCGCGCCGCCGTCGTGGAGTCGGGCGTGGCCCCCGGCATCCGCCCCGCCTGA